The Microbacterium forte sequence CTCAAGGCCACGAAGGTGCGGGTGAGCGGCGACCGAGCCGCCTCGTTCCGTCAGGACGACCGGCGACTCAAGGTGGCCTTCGGCGGCGAGCGCGAAAGCGGGCAGGAACTCACCGTCACGATCGAGTACTCGGGGGCCCCCTCGCCCCGACGCACCCGGTGGGGACTCCTCGGCTGGGAAGAGCTGGAAGACGGCGTGCTGGTCGCGTCGCAGCCCACGGGCGCCCCGACCTGGTTCCCCTGCAACGACATCCCGTCGGACAAGGCGACCTATCGTCTGGAGTTCACGGCCGACCCCGAGTACACCGTCGTGAGCGGCGGCGCAGCCACCCGGTCGACGCAGCGGGGTCGCACGCGCTGGACCTTCGACCAGCCGGTGCCGACGGCGACGTATCTGATGACCGTGCAGCTCGGTCAGTACGACGACGACAGGGTCGAGCTCGGCGCGACGCCGGGGCGCCTGTTCCACCCCCGGGCGCTCGCGCCCCGGGTGCGCTCCGACTTCGCCGCGCTGCCGCAGATGATGGAGACGTTCGTCGAGGCCTTCGGCCCGTACCCCTACGAGTCCTACAAGATCGTCGTCACCCCGGACGTCCTCGAGATCCCGCTCGAGGCGCAGGGCATGGCGATCTTCGGCGCGAACCACGTCGACGGGTCGGGTGGCAGCGAGCGGCTGATCGCGCACGAGCTCGCACACCAGTGGTTCGGCAACAGCGTCGGCGTCGCCCGCTGGCAGGACATCTGGCTGAATGAGGGATACGCGTGCTACTCGGAGTGGCTGTGGTCGGAGGCCGCGGGAGGCCCCACCGCCCATGCGAAGGCCCGGTCGCATCACGCCAGCCTCCGCATCCTCCCCCAGGATCTCGTGCTCTCGGATCCCGGCCCCACCGACATGTTCGACGACCGCGTGTACAAGCGCGGCGCACTCACCCTGCATGCTCTGCGTCTGACGATCGGCGATGAGCGGTTCTTCACTCTGACGCGGGAGTGGACGTCGCGCTTCGCCGGGCTCGCGGTGACGAGTGACGACTTCCTCGGGCTGGTCGACGAGATCGCCGACGGCCAGGCGCGCGCGCTTGTGCGGACCTGGATCGACGAGCTCCCGCTGCCCGCCCTTCCTGCTGCGCGGCCCCGGCGCTGACGCTGACGCCGCGCTGACGGTGACGCCGAGCTGACGGTGGAGGATCAGCCGACGGCGACGCTCAGCACGAATCCGGGGGGCCCGACGAGCGTCGCGATCTCCAAAGGACTCGCACGCCCGGGAAGCACTGCTGACCACGCGCACGGGTCCGCGTCATCGGCGCTCGGATGCAGGAGCACCTCCGACGGGTCGATCTCAAAGCCTCGACCATCCGCCTTCACGGCTGCTTCGATGCGCGTCCACGCCGCGAGATCGGCGGCGGCGCCGTCGGGGAACATCGACCCCATTCCGTGGAGGCGTCCGGCCGCCGCCTCATCCTCGACATCCACGCCCAGCAGGATGGACCCCGCTGTCGCCGCGACCACGACAAGATCCTCCGCGTGGCTCACGCTGAGCGACACGCCGGCCGAGCGCGGTCGGCCGTGGTCGGCTCCGCATCTGTCGCAGCGACTGGAGAGCAGGACCTCGTCGGAGCCTCGGATCCTGCGCACGAGCGCGCGGATCAGCGCCCTCCCCGCCAGGAAGCCCTGAGCGCGGCTGCCACTCAGCTGGCGGAGGCGGTCGACCTGCCCCTGCCCCATCGCGGCGGCATCGATCTCGGTGAACCCCCGCAGGTCCGAGGGCCGCGCCCACACGACGATCACGTCGTGCCAGATGATCTCGCCCATGACTCCGCCTGCTCCCGTCGGATCGGCAGCTGCGGTCCGGCGGCTCAGACCTCGAAGTCGACAGCCACGCGCGACGCGACCACCGAGCGCACGTATGCCACGACCTCTTCATGAGCGGGGTGCACCTGGTACTCCTCCAGGGCCTCGATGGAATCGACGTCCGCGACGAGCGTGACGTCCCAGTTCGCGTCCGGATATGCGATGTTCGCGCCCGCGGAGATCGAGCGAAGCTGCGGCACGACACCGTCGAGTGCGTTCAGCCTGCGGGCGACCTCGGAGGCCTGTTCGGAGCGCGTCGCGGGGTCCTCTGCGGCGAGCTTCCAGGTGACGACGTGACGGATCATCGCGCTTCCTTCTTCAGTGCGTCATGCTGCACAGCGGCTTCGAGAGCATCGCGCAGTCGGTCTGCCGACAGGCGCCAGTGCGCGTGCAGCTCTCCGTCGATGAGGACGACCGGGATCTTCTCCCACCACAGCTCGTAGAGCGCGGGGTCGTCCTTGATCGACGCCTCGACGATCTCGATCCGCTCGGCAGCCGCGTCAGGGAGTTCGGCGACGACGGAGTCGATGATCTCGGACGCGACGTCGCACAGGTGGCAGTCGGGCTTGCCGATGAGGGTCAGCGTGGTCACGCCGACGGCACCTCGACCTCGCGGCCCTGAGCGATCCACTCGCCCGTTCCACCCTCGACGTTGGTCGCGTCGTACCCGCGGGATTCGAGCGCCTCGACGACGCGCGCCGACCGTCCGCCCGCCTGGCAGATGACGTCGAACGACTCCGCCGGGAGCTCTTCGAGTCGGTTGCCGATCTCGGACATCGGGATGTTGACCGCCCCGGGGACGTGTCCGGCGGCGTACTCATCGACCTCGCGGACATCGATGAGCGGAGTGTTCGAACGCTCGGCGAGTTCGGTGACGGTGATCGACTTCATGGCATGCTCCTGCGACGAGTGGGAAACCGGGGGGGTAGAGACACAAAGCGCCCGTCCGGAGACAGGCGCTCGTGTCTGGTCGCTTACTTCTTGTTGCGACGCTGGTGGCGAGTCTTACGAAGCAGCTTGCGGTGCTTCTTCTTCGCCATGCGCTTGCGGCGCTTCTTGATGACAGAACCCACGGAAACCTCACTAAGTCAGTGGCTGGGTGTCGTCGGTGACGGACACCCGGGTACGGGCACGGAAAAAATGCCTCGGATCAGTCTAGCAAACAGTGAAGCTCTCGCTGCACGCGCTTACGGGACCGAGCGGAGAGCGTCAGCCGACGTCGGCTATCGGTCGCTGCAGAGCATCGGCCACCGCGGATTCCGGAACCCGGAAACTGCGACCGAAGCGAATGGCTGGCAGCTCCCCAGCGTGCACCATTCGATAGACGGTCATCTTCGACACGCGCATCAGTTCGGCGACCTCAGCCACCGTAAGGAACCGGACATCTGGAACCTCGGGCATCCCACGTACCCCTTTCTCGATTTGTGCACACTCTAGGGGGAATCTGGGACGCGTGTAAACCCATGTGGCCTGTGTGATCAGTGAGCATCGCCGACCGTGGCGAAGGCACGCACCGGGAACGTCCCGAATCCACGCACGGCCGGAGGAGCCGCCGTGAACCGCGCACCACGGGCGGGCACCTCGGACAGGCGGGTCAGGTGCTCGACCACATGGATGCCGGCGGCCAGCAGGATGCTGTGAGCCGGCCGCTCGCCGTCGCTCTCCGTGTCGTCGATGTTGAGCGAATCGATGCCGACGAGTGCGACCCCGGCGTCGGCCAGGAACCGCGCTCCTTCTTCGGTGAGGAAGGGTGCCCCGCGTCCGTACTCCGGAGTCCCGAAGTGCTCACTCCACCCGGTGTCGAGCAGCACCGCGGCGCCTCGGAGCTCACGGTCCGCGAGCGTCACAGCGTCGATCCCCCGGCGCTCGGCGCTCCACGCGTCATGCAGATGGAAGACCTCGGCGGTCAGGCCGACGAGGGAGCTGAGCTCGAGCGAGGCCAGGTCCCCGCCGTCCTCATACCGGTGGAAGGGCGAGTCGAGGTAGGTGCCCGTGTTGCCGATCATCGTGATGATGTCCATCGCGAACTCCGTGCCCTGTGCGTACTTCGAGCGGGAGTCCTCACGCGTGAGGTGCGGAGTGATCGTGGGGGCAGGGAGGCCGGGGTAGGTCACGAGCCCCGCTTCGATCGTGTGGCTGAGGTCGATGACCCGTGGTGACGGAGCGCTCCCCTCCACGCCTCGGCTGCCACGGTGCGCCTCTTCCACGATGCGGAGCCGCTGCAGCTCGACGGCGCTCACGAGAGTGAGCCCGAGATGCCGCACCAGCAGCGCTCCGATCGCATCGGAGTCGATGTCGGGACCGGGAAGGTCGAGACGGAAGCCTTCTCCCGTCATCCCCCCGCCATTGACGAACGAGATCGTGAAGTCGAAGTGCGCTCGGTACGAGGGCGAAGCTGTCGTCATGCTCACATCATGGCAAGCGCGAGACACGGTCGGCGAGACCTGTTGGTTCTCGCCGTTCGGGCACTCCTGACTCGGCGCCCCTCACGAGCGGAGCATGCGGGTCACAGCGGAGACATAGGACGTGTGCCGCTACCGTTCAGACTGCACTGGGATGCTGAATGCACGACTCACGATGGCACCGTCCGAGTCACGCGGGCTGGGGCCCGCGGCCACGCCCCCGATGACAGACCCCCCGCTGTCAGCGGGGGCGAAGTGCGTCCGGGGGCGTCAGCCGCCGAGGCGCTTGAGCGCGGTGGTGACGACGTGCCTCGCCGACGCGGCGGCACGACCGACGACCTCGGCCGCGTGCGCGGCTCCGTCGGGAAGCGGCAGTCCGGGGTAGTCGATGTCCGGCGCATCATCGCCGTATGCGTCCATGAGGAACGGGACGAGCCAGTCGTCTACGACCTCCAGCGGCTCGACGGCGAGGCTGTAGAAGCGGCGCTGGCCGTCTTCGCGCACGCTGACCAGTTCAGCCTCGCGGAGCACCTTGAGGTGCTTCGAGACGGTGGGCTGGCTGATGCCGAGCTCGGCGACGATATGGCTCACGCTCGTGCCGGCGTCCCCTTCGGTGGTGCGTCGCAGGAGAAGCTGGAGGATGTCGCGCCTCGTACCGTCTGCGATCACGTCGAAGATGTCCGTCATGTGATCAGGGTAGTCGTCCCCGGCACGGAGTACCATGACGAAGGCTCGGCGATCGGCGTCGTGCAGCCGCGGTGCGCGGCGAGGGGAAGCGAAGGGGGACTCGATGTCGGGCATCGCTTCGGCGTCGTCACCTCGACAGCGTCTTGAGAACGCCGCCTCCTGGGGCAAGCACATCGTCACCTCGTCGCCCTCGCGCTTCGCGATCGTCATCTTCGCGATGCTCATCCTCGTCTTCACGGTGCTGCTGTCTCTGCCGATCGCGTCGGCATCGCGCACGGTCACGCCGCTGGCGGATGCGCTGTTCACGGCTGTGTCGACCATCTGCGTCACGGGCCTCGCCACCGTCGACATGGCGAACCACTGGTCTCCGTTCGGGCACGTGCTGATCTTCATCGGCGTGAACATCGGCGGACTCGGCGTGCTCACCCTGGCGTCGCTGATGGGCCTGGTCATCTCGAAGCGCCTCGGGCTGCGGGCCAAGCTCATGGCCGCCGGAGACACGAACCCGCTGCGAGCCCACGGCGGCGTCGTGAACGAGAGCCAGACCGTGCGGCTGGGCGAGGTCGGTCAGCTCCTGCGCACCGTCGCGGTGTCGTCGCTCATCATCGAGGGCGTCCTCGCGATCCTCCTCTACCCCGCGCTGGTCCTGGCGGAGGTCGACCCGATCGCCGCCCTGTGGGAAGCGCCGTACTTCGCCGCCATGGCATTCACGAACACCGGGTTCGCTCCCAACGACGGCGGTGTGGCCGTCTTCGCCGACGACTACCTCGTGCTGTCGCTGCTGATGGTGGGCGTCTTCCTCGGGAGCATCGGCTTCCCCGTGATCTACACCCTGGCCAAGCACGTGTGGCACGTGAAGAAGTGGTCGCTGCACACCAAACTCACCCTCGTCACCACCGTGCTCCTGTTCGTGTTGGGTGCCGCGGTGTTCCTGATCCTCGAGTACGCGAACCCGAAGACGTTCGGCTCGATGGATGCCGCAGACACGACGTTCCAAGCCTTCTTCCTCTCGGCGATGACCCGTTCGGGTGGCTTCAACGTGATCGAGATGGACGACCTGAACGGCTCGTCGCTGCTGGCCGCGAGCATGCTGATGTTCGTCGGCGGCGGTTCGGCATCCACCGCCGGAGGAATCAAGGTCACCACTCTCGCCGTGCTCGCCATCGCCGTGTGGTCGGAGGCGAAGGGGCGCCAGTCGGTCGAGGTCTTCGGCCGCCGCATCCCCAGCGACGTGCAGCGTGTGGCGCTCAGCGTCGTCGCCTGGGGCGCCACGATCGTCGCGCTGTCGACGATCATCATCGCCCAGATCACCAAGGCCGACATCAGTCATGTGCTGTTCGACGTGATCTCGGCGTTCGGCACCGTCGGCCTCTCGACAGGTCTCACCGCCGAGCTCCCCGATTCCGCCTCGTACGTGCTGGCGACCACCATCTTCATGGGGCGCGTTGGTACAGTGACTCTCGCCGCGGCAGTCGCCGCGACGTCGCGATCGCAGTATTACTCGCTGCCCGTGGAAAGGCCGATCGTTGGTTGAAGTGCTCCGGGGCGACGCTCCCGTACTCGTCATCGGCCTGGGCCGCTTCGGCGCCGCGTGCGCCGGCGAGCTCGACCGGCTCGACCGCGAGGTGCTCGCGATCGACGGCAATCTGGAGCTCGTGCAGAAGTGGTCCGACCGCGTCACGCACACGGTGCAGGCCGACGCCAAGAACATCGACGCCCTGCGTCAGATCGGCGCGCAGGACTTCCAGGTCGCCGTCGTCGCCGTCGGCTCGTCGATCGAAGCATCCGTGCTGATCACCGCGAACCTCGTCGACCTCAAGGTGCCGCAGATCTGGGCGAAGGCCGTCTCGCAGTCGCACGGCAAGATCCTCGCCCGCGTGGGTGCCAACCACGTCATCTACCCCGAGCGCGAAGCCGGCGAGCGCGTCGCTCACCTCGTCTCCGGCCGGATGCTCGACTTCATCCGCTTCGACGACGACTTCGTGCTGGCGAAGATGTACCCGCCGAAGTTCATCCGCGGCGTGGGTCTGAACGAATCCGGCGTGCGCAGCAAGTACAAGGTCACCGTCGTCGGCGTGAAGAGTCCGGGCAAGCCGTTCCGCTACGCCGAGGCGAACACGATCGTCACCAACCACGACCTCATCATCGTCTCGGGCACCAACAGCGACATCGAGCGCTTCGCCGCGCTCGACCGCTGAGCGGCAGCCCCGCGGGTTCAGGCGTCGATGTCGAGCGTGATCTCGACGACGTCGTCGATGCCGATGCCCTCCCGATCCTGCAGCGCCTTCTTGATGGGCACGATGTACCCGCCGTCCTTCGGCCACAGCGCCGTGGTCACGGTCGTGCGTCCGATCGTCACGGATGCGGGGATCATCCCCCACCCGTAGGTGACGACGCCGGCGATCTCGCCGATCATCTCGCTCTCGGCCGGCGGCACGGTGACGAAGTGGAACGGCGCCGGTCCGCGCCAGAACCAGATCTCTCCCGAGAACCGCAGCTGCATGTCATCCTCCTGCGGCGAGTTCCTTCGCCCGCGCCAGCGCCGCGTCGGCGGCCTGCGCGAACGTCCGGTCGAGGTGCGCGTCCTGCAGCACGGCGACGGCCCGCTCGGTGGTGCCCTTCGGACTCGTGACCCTGCGACGGAGCTCAGACGGCTCCTCCCCCGACGCGTCGAGCAGCGCGGTCGCACCGATGAAGGTCTGCTCCACCATGACTCGTGCGTCGCTCTCGCTGAAGCCCATGCCGACGGCGGCCTTGGTGAGCTCCTCGATGAGCAGATAGACGTAGGCGGGGCCCGAACCCGAGATCGTCGACAGCGCGTCGATCTGCGACTCGGGCACCTCGACGACAGCGCCCACGGTCGCGAAGAGGCGGTGCACGAGGGCGAGGTCGTCGGCGGATGCGGCCGCCCCCGCGGCGAGGCCGGTGACGCCCTTGCCGACGGTCGACGGCGTGTTCGGCATCGAGCGGATGACACGGACATCGGCGCCGAGGTTGTCGGCGAAGGTCTGCAGGGTGACCCCGGCCGCGAGACTCACCACGATCGCGTCTTCGGGCAGGGAGGGAGCGATCTCGCGCAGCAGATCGGGGACCATCGCCGGCTTCACCCCGACCAGGACGACACGCGCCGACTGAACCGCCCGCGCGTTGCCGTCCGGCGTCTCGGAGAGCGCGATGCTCGTGACGCCGTCGAGGTCGGCGAAGGCCGCTGCCTTCTCGGGCGTGCGGTTCGTCGCGGTGATGCCTCCGTCGACGGGGATGCCGGATGCGACGACCCCTCGGAGGATCGCGCCGCCCATGGAACCGGCACCGAGGAACGCGAGAGCGGGAAGAGATTCAGCCATGTCGTCATCCTACGGCGGGCGCACCGGGCGACCGCGGGCGAGCCGATCTAGACTCGTCGCATGAGTGCATCCGGCGGCGGCAAGGCCATTCTCGCGGCGTTCCTGGCGAACCTGGGCATCGCCCTGGCGAAGTTCATCGCCTGGGCGCTCTCAGGATCCGCGTCGATGCTCGCCGAGGCGATCCACTCGGTCGCCGATTCCGGCAACCAGCTGCTGCTCATGCTGGGCGGCCGCAAGGCGAAGCGCGAGGCCGACCGAGCGCACCCGTTCGGCTATGGCCGAGAGCGTTACGTATACGCGTTCGTCGTGTCGATCATCCTGTTCTCCGTCGGAGGCCTGTTCGCGATCTACGAGGCGATCGACAAGCTCACCCACCCGCACGAACTCGACAAGACCTGGTGGTGGCTGCCGCTCGTCGTGCTCGTGGTCGCGATCGGCCTCGAGTCGTTCTCGCTGCGCACGGCCGTCAAGGAGAGCAACCTCGTGCGCGACGAGGGCCAGTCGTGGGTGTCGTTCGTGCGCCGCGCCAAGGCGCCGGAGCTGCCCGTCGTGCTGCTCGAGGATGTCGGGGCGCTGACCGGTCTCACCTTCGCACTGCTCGGTGTGGGATTGACCATCATCACCGGCAACCCCGTGTTCGACGCACTCGGAACGCTGATGATCGGCATCCTGCTCGTGCTCATCGCGATCGTGCTCGGAGTCGAGACCAAGAGCCTCCTGGTGGGCGAGGGAGCCACCCCGGCCGATCACGATCGCATCGTCGACGCGATCAACGCCGGCGACGAGATCGAGAAGATCATCCACATGAAGACGCTCTACCTCGGACCGGACGAGTTGATGGTGGCGGCGAAGATCGCACTCAATGCCGACAAGCCGCTGCGCGAGGCCGCGGTCGACATCGACGCGATCGAGGCCCGCATCCGCGAGGCCGTGCCGACGGCCAGGGTCATCTACATCGAGCCCGACGTGTACCGGCCGTCGCTCGACCCGGAGCCGTCGACCGACGTGTTCGTGCTCAAGTCCTCGGACTGACTCCCCCGAGGTCCGCGACCCTCAGCGGCGCTGCTCGAAGAAGTCCCGCAGCAGGGCCTTGGCGGCGTCTGCCTCGACCCCGCCGATGACCTCGGCGCGATACGGCAGCCGACGATCACGCAGCACGTCGTACATGGATCCGGCGGCCCCCGCCTTGTCGTCCCAGGCTCCGAAGACGACCCGAGTGATCCGCGCCTGCAGGATCGCCCCGGCACACATGAGGCAGGGCTCAAGCGTGACGACGAGGGTGTGGCCCTCGAGATTCCACGAGCCGACGGATGCCGCGGCGGCACGCAGTGCCTCGACCTCGGCGTGACCGGTCGGATCCCCGGTCGCCTCACGATTGTTGCGACCGTCCGCGACGATCCGCCCCTCGGCGTCGAGCACCACCGCACCGACGGGGATCTCCGACACCGCTGCCGCCTCGGCCGCGAGCTCGAGAGCGCGGCGCATCGCGATGAGGTCGGCGGCGGTCATGGGTCGAGCCTACGACAGCCGCAGAAGCCACTCCCGTGCAGCCGATGTCGTACGCGAGCGTCCGGCGCATTAGCCTGTAGGCATGCGTGTTCACGTCGCCGACCACCCTCTCGTCACTCACAAGCTCTCGGTGCTGCGCGACCATCGCACACCGTCGCCGGTCTTCCGCCAGCTGACCGAAGAACTCGTGACGCTGCTCGCGTACGAGGCGACCCGCAACGTGAAGGTCAGCCCGGTCGAGATCACCACTCCCGTGACCACGACCATGGGCGTGAAGATCTCGGAGCCTCGCCCGATCGTCGTACCGATCCTGCGCGCAGGACTCGGCATGCTCGAGGGACTCGTCAAGCTTCTGCCGACCGCCGAGGTCGGATTCCTCGGGATGGTCCGCGACGAAGAGACCTTCGAGCCGACGACCTACGCCGAGCGCCTCCCCGATGACCTGAGCGATCGCCAGTGCTTCGCCATCGACCCGATGCTCGCAACCGGTGGCTCGCTGGCTGCGGCCATCCAGTTCCTCTTCGACCGCGGGGCCAAGGACGTCACGGCGATCTGCCTGCTCGGCACGCCGGAGGGTCTCGCCGCGATCGAGGCGCTCGTCGGAGACCGCGATGTGACCATCGTGCTCGGCGCGCTCGACGAGCGTCTCAACGAGAAGGGCTACATCGTCCCCGGACTCGGCGACGCCGGCGATCGGCTCTACGGCACCGTCTGACGCATCGGCTGCTCGCGCTAGCCGAGCAGCGCCACGCCGAACCCCGCGACGACGTCGCGGACCTCGGCGAGATATCGCTGCGCCTGCTCGGTCAGGGGGATGGCGGTGCGTCCGACCCATCCGATCTCGATGTGGTCGTCGACGTCGAGAGGCACCGCGACGATCTCAGGATCGAGGTCGTCGCTGATGATGCCCGTCGAGATCGTGTACCCGTCGAGTCCGATCATGAGGTTGAAGATCGTCGCTCGGTCGGAGACCCTGATCTCGCGAGCGCTCGAGAGGGTCGAGAGGATCTCCTCGGCGAAGTAGAACGAGTTGTTCGCCCCCTGATCGAAGGTGAGCCGCGGCAGGCCGACGAGATCGTCGAGGGTCGCCCGCTCGCGGGAGGCGAGCGCGTTCCGTCGCGAGACGAAGATGTGCGGCTCGGCGACGAAGAGCGGATGGAACGCGAGCCCCGAGTCGCGCAGCAGCTTGTCGATGACGTTCCGGTTGAAGTCGTTGCGGAAGAGGATGCCGAGTTCGCTGCGCAGCGTCCGGACGTCTTCGATGATGTCCCATGTGCGGGTCTCCCGCAGTGAGAACTCGTACTCGGCCGCGCTCGAGCCCTTGACCATCCGCACGAAGGCATCGACAGCGAACGAGTAGTGCTGCGTCGACACCCCGAGGAGTCGGCGCGACGGCGGCCGCCCCAGGTAGCGCTGCTCGAGCAGCTCGGCCTGCTCGACGATCTGTCTGGCGTACCCGAGGAACTCCGAGCCGTCACTGGTGAGCGTGACGCCCCGGGCCGAGCGGGCCAGAAGGGCACGACCCACCCGACTCTCGAGGTCTTTCATCGCCGCGGACATCGTGGGCTGAGCAACGTAGAGCATGTCGGCCGCGGCGGTGATGGATCCTTCCGCGGCGACCTCGATGAAGTACTGGAGCTGTTGCAGCGTGATACCGCTCGATCGCCTGGGCATAGGAGAAGGCTATAGCACCGCATAGTGGAGCTGAATTACCCGATGACCCTCGTTCGGCAGCACCATGAGAACACAGCATTCGCGAGGCCCTGTCGGCCTCTCTCCCGGATTGGCCCCTCATGGCGAACGAGATCACGTTCAGCATCACCACCACGCGCTTCGACGAGGACTACGCCCCGTCGGACAGTTCGCGGATCACCACGAACTTCGCCAACCTCGCCCGCGGCGAGCGTCGCCAACAGAACCTCCGCAATGCCCTCACGATGATCGACCGACGGTTCAACGATCTCGCTCGCGGCGACGGACTCGACGGCGACGGCCCCGACGGCGGCCGCTACTCGGTGGAACTCGACATCGTGTCGGTGCAGCTGCGATTCGCCGACGGAGAGGACCGGGAGTTCCCCGTCCTCGAGGTGCTGGACATCCACATCGTCGACCGGCTGACCGGCGAACGCCACCAGGGCATCGTGGGGAACAACTTCTCCTCCTACCTGCGCGACTACGATTTCAGCGTCGTCCTGCCCGCGGCGAGCGCAGCCGCCGGCGGATTCGCGACACCCGACGACTTCGGTGAGCTGCACGGCAAGCTCTTCCAGCACTTCCTCGAGTCCGACGCCTATCAGGAGCGGTTCTCGACGCTGCCGGTGATCTGCATCAGCGTCTCGACCAGCAGGACGTATCGCCGCAACGGCAACGTCCACCCCGTGCTCGGCATCGAGTACGTCCAGGACTCCTTCTCGCTCACCGACGAGTACTTCGGGAAGATGGGCCTGCAGGTGCGGTACTTCATGCCGCGCGGCAGCTCTGCCCCGCTCGCCTTCTACTTCCGCGGCGACCTTCTGAGCGACTACTCCGATCTGCAGCTCATCGGCACGATCAGCACCATGGAGACGTTCCAGAAGATCTACCGCCCCGAGATCTACAACGCGAACACACCCGCCGAGAGCGTCTACCGTCCGAGCCTGGCGCACGAAGACTTCCAGCAGACCGAGATCACCTACGACCGCGAGGAGCGCAGCCAGCTCGCGGTCGTCCAGGGACGCTACGCGGATGAGCACTTCGTGACGCCCCACCGGCGCGTGCTGGATCAGTGGGCCGCCGCCTACCCGGCTCCGGTCCGATGACCGGCGCCGGCTCGACGACCTCGGAACCCCTCCTCCCCACCTCGATCGTCGGGAGCCTGCCCAAGCCGGCATGGCTCGCGAGGCCCGAGGTGCTCTGGTCGCCGTGGGAGTTGCAGGGGGATGCGCTCGTCGAGGGCAAGCATGATGCGCTGCGCGCCGCGGTGCACGAACAGCGGCGGCGCGGCATCGACATCGTCAGCGACGGGGAGCAGACCCGCCAGCATTTCGTCACCACCTTCATCGAGCATCTCGACGGCGTGGACTTCGAGAATCGCGAGACGGTGCGCATCCGCGACCGCTACGACGCGAGCGTGCCCACAGTGGTGGGTGCGGTGAGCCGTCCGAAGCCCGTGTTCGTGGACGACGCGACGTTCCTGCGTCAGCAGACCGATCAGCCGATCAAGTGGG is a genomic window containing:
- a CDS encoding Dabb family protein encodes the protein MIRHVVTWKLAAEDPATRSEQASEVARRLNALDGVVPQLRSISAGANIAYPDANWDVTLVADVDSIEALEEYQVHPAHEEVVAYVRSVVASRVAVDFEV
- a CDS encoding cyclase family protein, with the protein product MTTASPSYRAHFDFTISFVNGGGMTGEGFRLDLPGPDIDSDAIGALLVRHLGLTLVSAVELQRLRIVEEAHRGSRGVEGSAPSPRVIDLSHTIEAGLVTYPGLPAPTITPHLTREDSRSKYAQGTEFAMDIITMIGNTGTYLDSPFHRYEDGGDLASLELSSLVGLTAEVFHLHDAWSAERRGIDAVTLADRELRGAAVLLDTGWSEHFGTPEYGRGAPFLTEEGARFLADAGVALVGIDSLNIDDTESDGERPAHSILLAAGIHVVEHLTRLSEVPARGARFTAAPPAVRGFGTFPVRAFATVGDAH
- a CDS encoding TrkH family potassium uptake protein; the protein is MSGIASASSPRQRLENAASWGKHIVTSSPSRFAIVIFAMLILVFTVLLSLPIASASRTVTPLADALFTAVSTICVTGLATVDMANHWSPFGHVLIFIGVNIGGLGVLTLASLMGLVISKRLGLRAKLMAAGDTNPLRAHGGVVNESQTVRLGEVGQLLRTVAVSSLIIEGVLAILLYPALVLAEVDPIAALWEAPYFAAMAFTNTGFAPNDGGVAVFADDYLVLSLLMVGVFLGSIGFPVIYTLAKHVWHVKKWSLHTKLTLVTTVLLFVLGAAVFLILEYANPKTFGSMDAADTTFQAFFLSAMTRSGGFNVIEMDDLNGSSLLAASMLMFVGGGSASTAGGIKVTTLAVLAIAVWSEAKGRQSVEVFGRRIPSDVQRVALSVVAWGATIVALSTIIIAQITKADISHVLFDVISAFGTVGLSTGLTAELPDSASYVLATTIFMGRVGTVTLAAAVAATSRSQYYSLPVERPIVG
- a CDS encoding rhodanese-like domain-containing protein — translated: MKSITVTELAERSNTPLIDVREVDEYAAGHVPGAVNIPMSEIGNRLEELPAESFDVICQAGGRSARVVEALESRGYDATNVEGGTGEWIAQGREVEVPSA
- a CDS encoding potassium channel family protein; this translates as MVEVLRGDAPVLVIGLGRFGAACAGELDRLDREVLAIDGNLELVQKWSDRVTHTVQADAKNIDALRQIGAQDFQVAVVAVGSSIEASVLITANLVDLKVPQIWAKAVSQSHGKILARVGANHVIYPEREAGERVAHLVSGRMLDFIRFDDDFVLAKMYPPKFIRGVGLNESGVRSKYKVTVVGVKSPGKPFRYAEANTIVTNHDLIIVSGTNSDIERFAALDR
- a CDS encoding ArsR/SmtB family transcription factor; the protein is MTDIFDVIADGTRRDILQLLLRRTTEGDAGTSVSHIVAELGISQPTVSKHLKVLREAELVSVREDGQRRFYSLAVEPLEVVDDWLVPFLMDAYGDDAPDIDYPGLPLPDGAAHAAEVVGRAAASARHVVTTALKRLGG
- a CDS encoding helix-turn-helix domain-containing protein; this translates as MPEVPDVRFLTVAEVAELMRVSKMTVYRMVHAGELPAIRFGRSFRVPESAVADALQRPIADVG
- a CDS encoding M1 family metallopeptidase, which produces MNVDPYTPHSGDRRYGVLHYDLAIDYRVTTNRLAGIATIRLRMQETAKHVSFDLVGLKATKVRVSGDRAASFRQDDRRLKVAFGGERESGQELTVTIEYSGAPSPRRTRWGLLGWEELEDGVLVASQPTGAPTWFPCNDIPSDKATYRLEFTADPEYTVVSGGAATRSTQRGRTRWTFDQPVPTATYLMTVQLGQYDDDRVELGATPGRLFHPRALAPRVRSDFAALPQMMETFVEAFGPYPYESYKIVVTPDVLEIPLEAQGMAIFGANHVDGSGGSERLIAHELAHQWFGNSVGVARWQDIWLNEGYACYSEWLWSEAAGGPTAHAKARSHHASLRILPQDLVLSDPGPTDMFDDRVYKRGALTLHALRLTIGDERFFTLTREWTSRFAGLAVTSDDFLGLVDEIADGQARALVRTWIDELPLPALPAARPRR
- a CDS encoding glutaredoxin family protein; the protein is MTTLTLIGKPDCHLCDVASEIIDSVVAELPDAAAERIEIVEASIKDDPALYELWWEKIPVVLIDGELHAHWRLSADRLRDALEAAVQHDALKKEAR
- a CDS encoding 30S ribosomal protein bS22 encodes the protein MGSVIKKRRKRMAKKKHRKLLRKTRHQRRNKK
- a CDS encoding DUF1905 domain-containing protein, with translation MQLRFSGEIWFWRGPAPFHFVTVPPAESEMIGEIAGVVTYGWGMIPASVTIGRTTVTTALWPKDGGYIVPIKKALQDREGIGIDDVVEITLDIDA
- a CDS encoding 4'-phosphopantetheinyl transferase family protein; amino-acid sequence: MGEIIWHDVIVVWARPSDLRGFTEIDAAAMGQGQVDRLRQLSGSRAQGFLAGRALIRALVRRIRGSDEVLLSSRCDRCGADHGRPRSAGVSLSVSHAEDLVVVAATAGSILLGVDVEDEAAAGRLHGMGSMFPDGAAADLAAWTRIEAAVKADGRGFEIDPSEVLLHPSADDADPCAWSAVLPGRASPLEIATLVGPPGFVLSVAVG